A region from the Bubalus kerabau isolate K-KA32 ecotype Philippines breed swamp buffalo chromosome 23, PCC_UOA_SB_1v2, whole genome shotgun sequence genome encodes:
- the ATXN2L gene encoding ataxin-2-like protein isoform X7, which translates to MLKPQPPQQTSQPQQPPPTQQAVARRPPGGTSPPNGGLPGPLASTSAPPGPPAAASPCLGPAAAAGSGLRRGAEGILAPQPPPPQQQHQERPGAAAIGSARGQSTGKGPPQSPVFEGVYNNSRMLHFLTAVVGSTCDVKVKNGTTYEGIFKTLSSKFELAVDAVHRKVSEPAGGPRREDIVDTMVFKPSDVMLVHFRNVDFNYATKDKFTDSAIAMNSKVNGEHKEKVLQRWEGGDSNSDDYDLESDMSNGWDPNEMFKFNEENYGVKTTYDSSLSSYTVPLEKDNSEEFRQRELRAAQLAREIESSPQYRLRIAMENDDGRTEEEKHSAVQRQGSGRESPSLAAREGKYIPLPQRVREGPRGGVRCSSSRGGRPGLSSLPPRGPHHLDNSSPGPGSEARGINGGPSRMSPKAQRPLRGAKTLSSPSSRPSGEASVPPPPAVGRMYPPRSPKSAAPAPISASCPEPPMGSAVPTSSASIPVTSAVGDPGVGSVSPASPKISLAPTDVKELPAKEPGRTLESQELSRIAGKVPGLQNEQKRFQLEELRKFGAQFKLQPSSSPETSLDPFPPRILKEEAKGKEKEVDGLLASEPLGSPVSSKAESVSDKEDKPPLPAAGGAEGPEQPPAPCPSQTGSPPVGLIKGDDKDEGPVAEQVKKSTLNPNAKEFNPTKPLLSVNKSTSTPTSPGPRTHSTPSIPVLTAGQSGLYSPQYISYIPQIHMGPAVQAPQMYPYPVSNSVPGQQGKYRGAKGSLPPQRSDQHQPASAPPMMQAAAAAAGPPLVAATPYSSYIPYNPQQFPGQPAMMQPMAHYPSQPVFAPMLQSNPRMLTSGSHPQAIVSSSTPQYPSAEQPTPQALYATVHQSYPHHATQLHAHQPQPATTPTGSQPPSQHAAPSPVQHQAGQAPHLGSGQPQQNLYHPGALTGTPPSLPPGPSAQSPQSSFPQPAAVYAIHAHQQLPHGFTNMAHVTQAHVQTGITAAPPPHPGAPHPPQVMLLHPPQSHGGPPQGAVPQSGVPALSASTPSPYPYIGHPQALSDPDCLLT; encoded by the exons ATGTTGAAGCCTCAGCCGCCACAACAGACCTCCCAGCCCCAGCAGCCGCCCCCCACGCAACAGGCCGTGGCCCGTCGCCCTCCCGGGGGCACCAGCCCGCCCAACGGCGGTCTCCCGGGGCCCCTGGCCTCCACCTCGGCTCCCCCAGGACCTCCTGCGGCCGCCTCCCCCTGCCTGGGGCCTGCAGCCGCTGCCGGGAGCGGGCTCCGCCGGGGAGCCGAGGGTATCTTGGCGCCTCAACCGCCGCCACCGCAGCAGCAACATCAggagaggccaggggcagcggccatcGGCAGCGCCAG GGGACAAAGCACAGGAAAGGGACCTCCACAGTCACCG GTGTTTGAGGGTGTCTACAACAATTCCAGAATGCTGCATTTCCTTACCGCTGTTGTG GGTTCCACTTGTGATGTAAAGGTGAAGAACGGTACCACCTATGAGGGTATCTTCAAGACGCTGAGCTCAAAG TTTGAACTGGCAGTGGATGCTGTGCACCGGAAGGTATCGGAGCCAGCGGGTGGCCCTCGTCGGGAAGACATAGTGGACACCATGGTGTTTAAGCCAAGTGATGTCATGCTTGTCCACTTCCGAAATGTCGACTTCAATTATGCTACTAAAG ATAAGTTCACTGACTCGGCCATTGCCATGAACTCGAAAGTGAATGGGGAGCACAAAGAGAAGGTGCTTCAGCGCTGGGAGGGCGGTGATAGCAACAGTGATGACTACGACCTGGAGTCTGACATG TCTAATGGATGGGACCCCAACGAAATGTTCAAGTTCAATGAGGAGAACTATGGTGTAAAGACCACCTATGACAGCAGTCTTTCTTCTTACAC GGTGCCCTTAGAGAAGGACAATTCAGAAGAATTCCGTCAGCGGGAGCTGCGTGCTGCCCAGTTGGCCCGAGAGATTGAATCGAGCCCCCAGTACCGCCTGCGGATCGCCATGGAGAATGATGATGGGCGCACGGAGGAGGAGAAGCACAGTGCAGTTCAGCGACAGGGCTCAGGGCGTGAGAGCCCCAGCTTGGCAGCCAG GGAGGGAAAGTATATCCCTCTGCCCCAGCGAGTTCGGGAAGGTCCCCGGGGAGGCGTTCGCTGCAGTAGTTCTCGGGGTGGCCGGCCTGGCCTTAGCTCTTTGCCGCCTCGTGGCCCTCACCATCTTGACAATAGCAGCCCTGGCCCAGGTTCTGAGGCACGTGGTATCAATGGAG gccctTCCCGCATGTCCCCTAAGGCCCAGCGACCTCTGAGAGGTGCCAAGACTCTGTCTTCCCCCAGCAGCAGGCCTTCTGGAGAAGCCTCTGTTCCACCTCCTCCTGCAG TGGGCCGGATGTACCCGCCGCGCTCTCCCAAATCAGCTGCCCCCGCCCCAATCTCAGCTTCCTGTCCTGAGCCTCCCATGGGCTCAGCAGTACCAACCTCTTCAGCTTCCATCCCAGTGACATCAGCAGTTGGGGATCCTGGAGTAGGCTCCGTTTCCCCAGCTTCTCCAAAGATCTCACTGGCCCCCACAGATG TAAAAGAACTCCCGGCCAAGGAACCTGGAAGGACGCTGGAGTCCCAGGAGTTGTCCCGGATTGCAGGGAAAG tCCCTGGCCTTCAGAATGAACAGAAGCGTTTTCAGCTGGAAGAACTGAGAAAGTTTGGGGCCCAGTTTAAG CTTCAGCCCAGTAGCTCCCCCGAGACCAGCTTGGATCCTTTTCCTCCACGGATCCTGAAAGAGGAGGccaaagggaaggagaaggaggtggatgGTCTTTTGGCTTCAGAGCCCCTGGGGTCTCCTGTTTCCTCGAAGGCCGAATCAGTATCGGACAAGGAGGACAAACCGCCCCTGCCAGCAGCAGGGGGTGCCGAGGGGCCGGAACAGCCTCCGGCACCTTGCCCAAGCCAAACTGGCAGCCCCCCAGTGGGCCTCATCAAGGGAGATGACAAGGATGAGGGCCCAGTTGCCGA ACAAGTGAAGAAGTCAACATTGAACCCCAATGCCAAGGAGTTCAATCCCACTAAGCCTCTGCTCTCTGTG AATAAATCCACCAGTACTCCGACTTCTCCTGGGCCCCGGACTCATTCAACTCCCTCCATCCCGGTGCTGACAGCAGGCCAGAGTGGGCTCTATAGCCCCCAGTACATTTCCTACATACCTCAGATCCACATGGGACCAGCTGTTCAG GCACCACAGATGTATCCGTATCCTGTGTCCAACTCAGTGCCTGGACAGCAGGGCAAGTACCGGGGCGCCAAAG GCTCCCTGCCCCCCCAGCGCTCGGACCAACACCAGCCAGCCTCCGCCCCTCCCATGATGcaggctgccgccgccgctgccggtCCACCTCTGGTGGCCGCCACCCCTTACTCTTCCTACATCCCCTACAACCCACAGCAGTTCCCAGGCCAGCCTGCCATGATGCAGCCCATGGCCCACTACCCCTCGCAG ccGGTGTTTGCCCCCATGCTTCAAAGCAACCCACGCATGCTGACATCGGGGAGCCATCCCCAGGCCATCGTGTCATCCTCCACCCCTCAGTACCCTTCTGCAgagcagcccaccccccaggcccttTATG CCACCGTTCACCAGTCCTATCCACACCATGCCACGCAGCTCCATGCCCACCAGCCGCAGCCGGCCACCACGCCTACTGGGAGCCAGCCGCCGTCCCAGCATGCGGCCCCCAGTCCTGTCCAG CACCAGGCGGGGCAGGCCCCACACCTGGGCAGTGGACAGCCGCAGCAGAACCTGTACCACCCAGGGGCCCTGACAGGCACGCCGCCTTCTCTGCCACCGGGACCTTCTGCCCAGTCCCCTCAGAGCAGCTTCCCCCAACCAGCCGCTGTATATGCCATCCATGCCCACCAGCAGCTGCCCCACGGCTTCACCAACATGGCCCATGTTACCCAG GCCCATGTCCAAACTGGAATCACAGCAGCCCCGCCCCCTCACCCTGGGGCTCCCCACCcgccccaggtgatgctgctgcacCCACCCCAGAGCCATGGGGGCCCCCCCCAAGGCGCGGTGCCCCAGAGTGGGGTGCCTGCACTCTCAGCTTCCACACCCTCACCCTACCCCTACATCGGACACCCCCAAG CTCTCAGTGACCCCGACTGTCTCCTGACTTAG
- the ATXN2L gene encoding ataxin-2-like protein isoform X8 yields the protein MLKPQPPQQTSQPQQPPPTQQAVARRPPGGTSPPNGGLPGPLASTSAPPGPPAAASPCLGPAAAAGSGLRRGAEGILAPQPPPPQQQHQERPGAAAIGSARGQSTGKGPPQSPVFEGVYNNSRMLHFLTAVVGSTCDVKVKNGTTYEGIFKTLSSKFELAVDAVHRKVSEPAGGPRREDIVDTMVFKPSDVMLVHFRNVDFNYATKDKFTDSAIAMNSKVNGEHKEKRRTIQKNSVSGSCVLPSWPERLNRAPSTACGSPWRMMMGARRRRSTVQFSDRAQGVRAPAWQPGRESISLCPSEFGKVPGEAFAAVVLGVAGLALALCRLVALTILTIAALAQVLRHVVSMEAQRPLRGAKTLSSPSSRPSGEASVPPPPAVGRMYPPRSPKSAAPAPISASCPEPPMGSAVPTSSASIPVTSAVGDPGVGSVSPASPKISLAPTDVKELPAKEPGRTLESQELSRIAGKVPGLQNEQKRFQLEELRKFGAQFKLQPSSSPETSLDPFPPRILKEEAKGKEKEVDGLLASEPLGSPVSSKAESVSDKEDKPPLPAAGGAEGPEQPPAPCPSQTGSPPVGLIKGDDKDEGPVAEQVKKSTLNPNAKEFNPTKPLLSVNKSTSTPTSPGPRTHSTPSIPVLTAGQSGLYSPQYISYIPQIHMGPAVQAPQMYPYPVSNSVPGQQGKYRGAKGSLPPQRSDQHQPASAPPMMQAAAAAAGPPLVAATPYSSYIPYNPQQFPGQPAMMQPMAHYPSQPVFAPMLQSNPRMLTSGSHPQAIVSSSTPQYPSAEQPTPQALYATVHQSYPHHATQLHAHQPQPATTPTGSQPPSQHAAPSPVQHQAGQAPHLGSGQPQQNLYHPGALTGTPPSLPPGPSAQSPQSSFPQPAAVYAIHAHQQLPHGFTNMAHVTQAHVQTGITAAPPPHPGAPHPPQVMLLHPPQSHGGPPQGAVPQSGVPALSASTPSPYPYIGHPQGEQPGQAPGFPGGADDRIREFSLAGGIWHGRADGLQVGQDARVLGGE from the exons ATGTTGAAGCCTCAGCCGCCACAACAGACCTCCCAGCCCCAGCAGCCGCCCCCCACGCAACAGGCCGTGGCCCGTCGCCCTCCCGGGGGCACCAGCCCGCCCAACGGCGGTCTCCCGGGGCCCCTGGCCTCCACCTCGGCTCCCCCAGGACCTCCTGCGGCCGCCTCCCCCTGCCTGGGGCCTGCAGCCGCTGCCGGGAGCGGGCTCCGCCGGGGAGCCGAGGGTATCTTGGCGCCTCAACCGCCGCCACCGCAGCAGCAACATCAggagaggccaggggcagcggccatcGGCAGCGCCAG GGGACAAAGCACAGGAAAGGGACCTCCACAGTCACCG GTGTTTGAGGGTGTCTACAACAATTCCAGAATGCTGCATTTCCTTACCGCTGTTGTG GGTTCCACTTGTGATGTAAAGGTGAAGAACGGTACCACCTATGAGGGTATCTTCAAGACGCTGAGCTCAAAG TTTGAACTGGCAGTGGATGCTGTGCACCGGAAGGTATCGGAGCCAGCGGGTGGCCCTCGTCGGGAAGACATAGTGGACACCATGGTGTTTAAGCCAAGTGATGTCATGCTTGTCCACTTCCGAAATGTCGACTTCAATTATGCTACTAAAG ATAAGTTCACTGACTCGGCCATTGCCATGAACTCGAAAGTGAATGGGGAGCACAAAGAGAAG AGAAGGACAATTCAGAAGAATTCCGTCAGCGGGAGCTGCGTGCTGCCCAGTTGGCCCGAGAGATTGAATCGAGCCCCCAGTACCGCCTGCGGATCGCCATGGAGAATGATGATGGGCGCACGGAGGAGGAGAAGCACAGTGCAGTTCAGCGACAGGGCTCAGGGCGTGAGAGCCCCAGCTTGGCAGCCAG GGAGGGAAAGTATATCCCTCTGCCCCAGCGAGTTCGGGAAGGTCCCCGGGGAGGCGTTCGCTGCAGTAGTTCTCGGGGTGGCCGGCCTGGCCTTAGCTCTTTGCCGCCTCGTGGCCCTCACCATCTTGACAATAGCAGCCCTGGCCCAGGTTCTGAGGCACGTGGTATCAATGGAG GCCCAGCGACCTCTGAGAGGTGCCAAGACTCTGTCTTCCCCCAGCAGCAGGCCTTCTGGAGAAGCCTCTGTTCCACCTCCTCCTGCAG TGGGCCGGATGTACCCGCCGCGCTCTCCCAAATCAGCTGCCCCCGCCCCAATCTCAGCTTCCTGTCCTGAGCCTCCCATGGGCTCAGCAGTACCAACCTCTTCAGCTTCCATCCCAGTGACATCAGCAGTTGGGGATCCTGGAGTAGGCTCCGTTTCCCCAGCTTCTCCAAAGATCTCACTGGCCCCCACAGATG TAAAAGAACTCCCGGCCAAGGAACCTGGAAGGACGCTGGAGTCCCAGGAGTTGTCCCGGATTGCAGGGAAAG tCCCTGGCCTTCAGAATGAACAGAAGCGTTTTCAGCTGGAAGAACTGAGAAAGTTTGGGGCCCAGTTTAAG CTTCAGCCCAGTAGCTCCCCCGAGACCAGCTTGGATCCTTTTCCTCCACGGATCCTGAAAGAGGAGGccaaagggaaggagaaggaggtggatgGTCTTTTGGCTTCAGAGCCCCTGGGGTCTCCTGTTTCCTCGAAGGCCGAATCAGTATCGGACAAGGAGGACAAACCGCCCCTGCCAGCAGCAGGGGGTGCCGAGGGGCCGGAACAGCCTCCGGCACCTTGCCCAAGCCAAACTGGCAGCCCCCCAGTGGGCCTCATCAAGGGAGATGACAAGGATGAGGGCCCAGTTGCCGA ACAAGTGAAGAAGTCAACATTGAACCCCAATGCCAAGGAGTTCAATCCCACTAAGCCTCTGCTCTCTGTG AATAAATCCACCAGTACTCCGACTTCTCCTGGGCCCCGGACTCATTCAACTCCCTCCATCCCGGTGCTGACAGCAGGCCAGAGTGGGCTCTATAGCCCCCAGTACATTTCCTACATACCTCAGATCCACATGGGACCAGCTGTTCAG GCACCACAGATGTATCCGTATCCTGTGTCCAACTCAGTGCCTGGACAGCAGGGCAAGTACCGGGGCGCCAAAG GCTCCCTGCCCCCCCAGCGCTCGGACCAACACCAGCCAGCCTCCGCCCCTCCCATGATGcaggctgccgccgccgctgccggtCCACCTCTGGTGGCCGCCACCCCTTACTCTTCCTACATCCCCTACAACCCACAGCAGTTCCCAGGCCAGCCTGCCATGATGCAGCCCATGGCCCACTACCCCTCGCAG ccGGTGTTTGCCCCCATGCTTCAAAGCAACCCACGCATGCTGACATCGGGGAGCCATCCCCAGGCCATCGTGTCATCCTCCACCCCTCAGTACCCTTCTGCAgagcagcccaccccccaggcccttTATG CCACCGTTCACCAGTCCTATCCACACCATGCCACGCAGCTCCATGCCCACCAGCCGCAGCCGGCCACCACGCCTACTGGGAGCCAGCCGCCGTCCCAGCATGCGGCCCCCAGTCCTGTCCAG CACCAGGCGGGGCAGGCCCCACACCTGGGCAGTGGACAGCCGCAGCAGAACCTGTACCACCCAGGGGCCCTGACAGGCACGCCGCCTTCTCTGCCACCGGGACCTTCTGCCCAGTCCCCTCAGAGCAGCTTCCCCCAACCAGCCGCTGTATATGCCATCCATGCCCACCAGCAGCTGCCCCACGGCTTCACCAACATGGCCCATGTTACCCAG GCCCATGTCCAAACTGGAATCACAGCAGCCCCGCCCCCTCACCCTGGGGCTCCCCACCcgccccaggtgatgctgctgcacCCACCCCAGAGCCATGGGGGCCCCCCCCAAGGCGCGGTGCCCCAGAGTGGGGTGCCTGCACTCTCAGCTTCCACACCCTCACCCTACCCCTACATCGGACACCCCCAAGGTGAGCAGCCTGGCCAGGCGCCTGGATTTCCAGGAGGAGCCGATGACAGGATTCGTGAGTTCTCGTTAGCTGGGGGTATTTGGCATGGAAGAGCTGATGGGCTGCAGGTGGGGCAGGATGCACGGGTTCTGGGCGGGGAGTGA